A genomic window from Gallus gallus isolate bGalGal1 chromosome 33, bGalGal1.mat.broiler.GRCg7b, whole genome shotgun sequence includes:
- the LOC112530846 gene encoding olfactory receptor 14A16-like, producing ISEFLLLALADTRQLQLLHFWLLLGIYLAALLGNGLISTAVACDHRLHTPMYFFLLNLALLDLGCISTTLPKAMANALWHTRHISYAGCAAQVFFLLFFFDAEYCILTIMSYDRYVAICKPLHYGMLCVSPQVLRYVADQGETLCLRCAWNCLKGLEEHCRDNRLKAGDLGEEIPVKMR from the exons atcagcgagttcctcctcctggcgttggcagacacgcggcagctgcagctcctgcacttctggctcttgctgggcatctacctggctgccctcctgggcaacggcctcatcagcacagccgtagcctgcgaccaccgcctgcacacccccatgtacttcttcctcctcaacctcgccctcctcgacctgggctgcatctccaccactctccccaaagccatggccaatgccctctggcacaccaggcacatctcctatgcaggatgtgctgcacaggtcttttttttattattcttcttTGATGCAGAGTATTgcattctcaccatcatgtcctatgaccgctatgttgccatctgcaagcccctgcactatgGGATgct TTGTGTCAGCCCTCAGGTCCTGCGTTACGTAGCAGACCAAGGAGAAACACTTTGCCTGAGGTGTGCCTGGAATTGTCTCAAAGGCTTGGAAGAGCATTGTCGTGACAACAGACTGAAGGCTGGAGACTTGGGGGAGGAGATTCCTGTGAAAATGAGATAG